The following DNA comes from Molothrus aeneus isolate 106 chromosome 21, BPBGC_Maene_1.0, whole genome shotgun sequence.
ATTTCGATTTATTTGTGGGGTTTGGCAGTGTCTCCTTCTTTTACAGAGGGTGTTTCTTTGAACTCAAATGGGTGATGAAAAGGATTCTTGGAAGGTGAAGACTTTAGATGAGATTCTCCAGGAGAAGAAACGAAGGAAGGAGCaagaggagaaggcagagatcAAACGTATGAAAAATGTAAGCTGCCCTTTGGGActcatttaattaaattatttgctttattaatagaaaactgcattttaatgGGGTGCACTGCCTGTGTCCTCATTTTCTGGTGATTTTTTCTGATGCTCTGTCAGCTGAAGTTTTTTCTGTGTGGTCTCTGATTCCAAAGTTTAACAGAAACGCTTTGTGTGATGCTTTGTGAAGATTTCATTGGTCTTGCATTATGTCCTGTGATTTCTTATAGTTATTGGTCAGAAAagatgaattaattaatttaattaataatttaaatttagatAATTACAAATAATTATATACAATAATTaatgtttaaattaaattaattttaaacaaattaaaatatgtaaataaaaataaataatcaacTGGGACTTGCAGTTCAAGGaacaatttttaaaggttttacaGAAGAATGGGTTAAAATGATGGGTTTGGAATAAATTTTATCTTCCTGTCTGGTTATtggtcagaaaaaaacccaatgtagttaatttaaatttagataattatttataattatatgcAACAAttaatgtttaaataaataaaataaattaattttaaataaatttaaaaaaatagaaataaagtaATCAACTGGGTCTTGCAGTTCAAGGaacaatttttaaaggttttacaGAAGAATGGGTTAAAATGATGGGTTTGGAATAAATTTTATCTTCCTGTCTGGTTATtggtcagaaaaaaacccaatgtagttaatttaaatttagataattatttataattatatgcAATAATcaatgtttaaataaataaaataaaataaataaaaaaatatataaataaagtaATCAACTGGGTCTTGCAGTTGAAGGAATAACTTTTAAAGGTTTTACAGAAGAATGGGTTAAAATGATGGGTTTGGAATCacttttctgttgctgtttggttttgtaCAGCTGTGTGCAAAATAATTATTGTAGAAAATACCACACAATAATTACTACACTCCTCCTCATTGTTTAATTTTGCCTAATTATCTCAAATTAATGCACCTCAGCTCAAAGTGCTGCTGTCACAAATCAATGGATTTGACAGCAGTGACCGGTCCAGGCTGAATTTTTGAGCCACCAGTGGAAGAGTTCAggaatgtttaatttttattcattttgagCCATAGAAATGAATGGATTTTCCCCCTGTTCCCTCAGTCAGATGACAGGGACTCCAAGAGGGACTCTCTTGAGGAGGGGGAGCTGAGGGACCATCGCATGGAAATCACCATCAGGAACTCACCCTACAGGAGGGAGGACTCCATGGAAGACAGGTGAGaatgaggaaataaaacaaggaaaaaattcctgaaattaCCGTTTCAACATCCTGAGAAAAGGGTTTCAAAtatctgaaaggaaaatcaacttttagaaatgaaaatcctttttctaGAACACGTTTTTGAAGCTCTGGTTAGGATTGAACCAGATGTAACCAATTGAAGTGTCGTGTTCCAGTTTTGATTTATTGTGGAAACTCAAAATAAAAcgggaatttttttcccaaccaAGGCAATCTGTGGATTTGCCCTTTCACCTCCCTGAGCTCACTGCTGTCCTGCCTTCCAGGGGAGAAGAAGACGATTCCTTGGCCATCAAACCACCCCAGCAAATgtccaggaaggaaaaaacccatcacAGGAAGGAtgagaagaggaaagagaaacGCAGGCACAGGAGCCACTCTGCAGAAGGTGCTTctgccatccctgggagtgGAACAAACAGCAGGGACTCAGGCTGAGGGAACCCAGCAGGGGCATAGGCAGAGGAATTGAAAATGTAGACAGAGGAATTGAAAATGTTCATTTCTGTGGCTGTTCTAGTGCCCTTGGGGGAATGGCGGGGCTGTGAGCCTGGTTCAGAGCACAGAAATCACTTTGGCCAGGGACACTGAGGTCACTTTTACTCCTTGAAGCCTGATTAGGTTATCTCTGCTTTCACTGAGTGAAAGATCTCTGATCTTTGTACCtgccaagggaaaaaatatcctttCTAGAAATACTACCCTTGTCTTCCTGTCAATAACAGCCATTTGTTACTTTAATACAagtattttctctgctttcactgAGTGAAAGATCTCTGATCTTTGTACCtgccaagggaaaaaatatcatttCTAGACAAATTCCCATCAATAACAAccattttttactttaataCAAGTATTTTCTCTGGCTTCACTGAGTGAAAGATCTCTGATCTTTGTACAtgccaagggaaaaaatatcatttCTAGACAAATTCCCATCAATAACAACCATTTTTTACTTTAGTACAAGTATTCATGCAAAACCTGACAGACTTTGGGCTTTCCATCCCCCTTTCAGAACAGGAATTTCCCTttgagaaagcagcagagctcatGGCAGTAGGACAGAAATCACTTTGGGCCAGGGACACTGAGGTCACTTTTACTCCTTGATAAGATTCTCTCTGGCTTCACTGAGTGAAAGATCTCTGATCTTTGTACctgccaagggaaaaaaatatcctttctAGAAATACTACCCTTGTCTTCCTGTCAATAACAGCCATTTGTTACTTTAATACAagtattttctctgctttcactgAGTGAAAGATCTCTGATCTTTGAAcctgccaagaaagaaaaagatatcaTTTCTAGGGACATTCCCATCAATAACAAccattttttactttaattattCATGCAAAGCCTGACAGACTTTGGGCTTTCCATCCCCCTTTCAGAGCAGGAATTTCCCTTTGAGAAAACAGCAGAGCTCATGGCAATGGTTCCCATCGGTTTCAGCCCCTGAGTTTTGCTTTCTGTGATTATTTGGAGCAGTCACAGTCGGGAATTGAAGCTGATTTGTGTTTGTCCAAGGGAAACACGCCAGAGTGAAAGAGAAAGAACGGGAGCACGAGCGTAGGAAGAGACACAGAGAAGAGCAGGACAAAGCCCGGCATGAATGGGAGAGGCAGAAACGCAGAGAGATGGCGAGGGAACATTCCAGAAGGGAGAGGTacatccatccctcccctccccagcacctgccTCTTCTGAGCATTGGGaaataaccagaaaaaaaatccacagggAAAACTTTGTGTGTTCCTGGGAATGGGTTCTTCACTTTAGTTATTTTTAAGTGCTTTATTACCGTGGATATTCCAGGTGAATTCACTGGAATAAAAAGATGGGATGGTCTTAGAGGTTTTTATCAACCTGAAAAAATAAGTACAAACCAGATTTGCACAGGGGATTAATTATCTGGATCATCATGGGATTGATTAACTGGACTGGCTTCATTTCTTCTTAAATCCTGGTAGGGTGGAGAACTCCTGGTCTGGGTCTTTTAAACCTGGGTTTTAAAGGATCAGCTGCAAAACTCCCCCTGTTCCTGGCTGATGCACAACTGTGGGTGTTGAGAAGGAAGTTGAGCTCAGTGGTTTGGTGCTGCACAccagttttccttctcttcaccGGCTGAATCTGTAagcaacaaaaattattttccagagatCGTTTGGAGCAactggagagagaaagggaaagaaaaatccgggagcagcagaaggagcagcgagagcaaaaggagagagagaggagagctgaggagaggaggaaggagagggaggcCAGGAGAGAAGGTGACTCCCTCTGCATAAATCATATTTACTATCGCTTTCCCACCTGTTTACACACGGCTGCAATGGAGGGGGAGAAAGTGGTTTCTATTAAAGCAGCaccagaatttaaaaaatattaaagtggGGAcgtgggagggaaaaggaaatgtaaGTTTTACATGGGGAGATAAAATGGTGTGATGATGTTGTGGGCCTGAAATATCCTGAGAAGCTGATCAGTCAGTGAGTCCTTGCCTCCCCTGTCAGGCAGATTTCCATAAAACCAGGATTTCTGAGGGGTTATTTCCATAAAACCAGGATTTCTGAGGGGTTATTTCCATAAAACCAGGATTTCTGAGGGGTTATTTCCATAAAATCAGGATTTCTGAGAGGTTATTTCCATAAAATCAGGATTTCTGAGGGGGAGATTTCCATAAAAAAGGGATTTCTGAGGGGTTATTTCCATAAAACCAGGATTTCTGAGAGGTTATTTCCATAAAATCAGGATTTCTGAGGGGGAGATTTCCATAAAAAAGGGATTTCTGAGGGGTTATTTCcataaaaccaggatttttGAGGGGGAGATTTCCTATAAAACCAGGATTTCTGAGAGGTTATTTCCATAAAAACAGGGTTTCTGAGGGGAGATTTCCCATAAAACCAGGATTTCTGAGGGGAGATTTCCCATAAAACCAGGATTTCTGAGGGGGGGAGATTTCCCATAAAACCAGGATTCCTGAGGGGTTATTTCCCATAAAACCAGGATTTCTGAGGGGGGGAGATTTCCCATAAAACCAGGATTTCTGAGGGGTTATTTCCCATAAAACCAGGATTTCTGAGGGGGGGAGATTTCCATAAAACCAGGATTTCTGAGGGGGAGATTTCCCATAAAACCAGGATTTCTGAGGGGTTATTTCCCATAAAATCAGGATTTCTGGAGGTGCCACTGTGTGCACCCAGCACAACCCCAGTGGTTCTGAACTCTTTGGCTGAGTCTAACTCAGTTGGATAGAGGTTGAAACCTCAAAATTCAATGTTTTAAGGATTTGGGGGAATAAATTGCAGAGGGGGAGAGGTCATGTAAGTGCTCCAGGCATGGAAGATGCTGCAGTGGGGCTCAGGTGGGATTATCTGGTGCCTGAGCAGTTTAGGTTCTGCACCTGAACTCTTTGCATGTTGGGTGTTTGCAATCTCAGATCATTTTTGGTTCAAGGATCTCTGGCCCAGCTTTCAGAGGTAAAAATCAGAGCCCATTCCTGTGCTCAGGTGATAGAGATTATTCAGGAATAGCAGAACAAAccatattttttgctttctctttcttgctCAGCTCATACCAAACAGCTCCTTTTTGTGCTTGCCTTTATGCTGATAGTGCTCAATCTGTGTAACTTTTAATTTCATTGATTTTATTGTTCTGAATGTTCTGTCAGCTCCTTCTAAACCTCAGCTGGTTTTATTCTTTTACATATTTTCCACTTCTTTCTCTGGCATTAATGCTTTAGATTTAGGGTGTTTATTGTGTAACTTACAGGGCAGCTTGCTTCTGTTTCTAAGTGTGGCAGCAGCTTTCTCTAAGCAGTACAAATCCATATTTTATTTGAGATCAACCAAAACCCTTCATTCTCCCAGATTGAAGTAGGTTCCTCTCCCACTCTTCCCTATTAccctgtttaaaaaataaaaaataaaaaaaaaataaaaaaaaaaaatcattccaatcaggtggctgtggcagccaggACAACTCTAATTAGGCAGATGTAACAAtttcttgtggttttgttttccctagTTTCTGCACACCATAGAACAGTGAGGGAAGAATATGGAGACAAAGTAAAAATGAGACCCTGGAGTCGCAGCCCCCTGCGCCAGCAGAGAGACAAGCTTGAGCAAGGAGAGAGCAGGAAACCAGGTAGCATCTGCCTCTCTACACTACTGGGGGACAGCTGGGGTAAaaaatccaatccaatccaattcAGTTCATTTTTAGTCTCAACCAAACATCCCAGGTGCTCAGTTCAATCTTGTCCAGCTCAGCCCCTCGCTGTAAGGCTGGGATCTTCACCAATGTCTCTTCCCTAAAGCAGTGCTGGTTTTGCAGGAGATGCACAAGTGATAAATGGGATATTTAGGGGTAGGAGGAGCCATTGGAAAAGTTTCAAAAGGAGTTAAGCCCCTGTTCAGTGGTGAAAGAAGCAGCtgactgaatttttaaaatcctgcaGTTGAATTGCCTTGCAGGTTAAAAAGGGATTGGTTACTCCAGCTCCAGTTGGATTTGTGGTTAGGAGCTAAATTACCTTAAAAAGTGACCTCACAGGGATCAGTGTGAGCATCGCTGGTTCTGTCATCTTGCAGGAGAATTAAATTCTGAATGCAGAGTTCTGCTGAGATGgtgaattttgttttccaagtcAGAAAATGATCCCACCTGAAGGTTCTGGGGGTGGGGAATTTGCACAAGGGACACCAAAACGCCTTTGTTAGAAGGAGGAAAGCTCTGAGTCTGCCTTGCTGACATGTCCAGCTCTGAAAAGAAGTGCAggcacccagagcaggatgGAATCAGTGGAATTAATTGTAGAGATGgaattccagctgcaggcacccagagcaggatgGAATCAGTGGAATTCCAGATTCTGACACCCAGAGCAGGATGGAATCAGTGGAATTCCAGATTCTGACACCCAGAGCAGGATGGAATCAGTGGAATTCCAGATGTGGACACCCAGAGCAGGATGGAATCATCTGgaattccagctgcaggcactCAGAGCAGGATGGGATCAGtgcaattccagctgcaggcacccagagcaggatgGGATCAGTGCAATTCCAGATTCTGACACTCAGAGCAGGATGGGATCAAtgcaattccagctgcaggcactCAGAGCAGGATGGAATCATCTGgaattccagctgcaggcactCAGCAGGATGGAATCATCtgcaattccagctgcaggcaggcagcaagGCCTGGGAAGCTCCTGCCCCATCAAGcaccagggattttttttcGTGGTGCTCCCTGGAGCAGTGGGCACTGACAGTAACCAGAGTGTAGGGACCCTGCTCTGGTGATTTTTGTCACCAtggtgcttttttcccctttttcccctatTTTAATTCATCTTAGGAACACCTCGTGTTTAAAATTCGGGTCAGTATTATTCCATATTTTTGGCTGTTGATCCTGCACCACTGCAGTTCAGAAAAGCTGTTTGTCATTGAGCAGAGtgtgaaattattattattattattattattattattattattattattattattattattattattattattattattattattattattattattattatcttttagtGCTCTGAATTTCCAATACTGAATATTCAGCACTGATTTAATGCCAGCAGAAAGTGAAGCAGTTAGCTGGGAATTCAGAGGCTTGGAAAGGATACTCAATTAGCactgtgtttttaatttttgtggttTCAGCAGTAAAAGAAGAGAAACCAGAAGAGAGGGATCCTCTGTCAGACCTGCAAGACATCAGTGACAGTGAGAGAAAAACCAGCTCAGCAGAGTCCTCCTCAGGTGATGAAATGCAATTTAGGAGCTGTAATTAACTGTACAGGTGTAATTCATGTCTCTGCTGAGCAAACACTGTGAGTGTAAAGTGCCTGATTATTCCTGGACAGAATCTGGATCAGGctcagaagaggaggaggaagagtccAGCAGCGAAGGctctgaggaggagggagaggaggaggaggaggaggaggagacaggAAGCAACTCTGAGGAGGTGTCTGAGCAATCAGCAGGTGAGGGCTTCACCCAGCAGGCCTGCAGGACctgtgtgattttatttttattttcctcatcctGTTGGTTGTTTTATttgaacattttccttttctcttagTCTAGGCTAGGCTGAGACCTCACAGGTCAAGataactaaaaagaaaacacccaagTCCAAGTCCCATTCTATCCTTTTGGTAGAGGTAATACCAATTTTCATCTAAGAAGCCAGAGCAGAAAGCTGAGAGCCATTTTTGTCAGCAGTTCAGGTGGTTCTGGGACACATCAAATACCCTGCAGAGCACAATTTGCCCTTCTTTGGGGGGTGGTGAAATCCAAAGGTCTTGgtcatttttgtcattttgaattcttttctgttgcaaatttcagatttttttttattttttttccaaatgaatgAGCATAATAACACAAAGTTCAGAAAAGTGCAGCCATTCTTGTCATTAATTAGTAAAGAAAAGGCACAAGAGTAGAGGCTCTGATGGCTgggtgtttttctttaaaataattacaatgaataaggaaatattaattatttatttacctgCCCGCATCCCAATTCCCAGAGAATTGGTCAAAGTTGTGTTCCCTGTTGGGAGCGAAACAGAATTTCTGTTTGTGAATTTCTGACGGTGCAGAAGCCTGGTGAGAGGGGAGAGGATTCCAGCAGGGATCTGcctcccagggagctgcagaaatggggatttttcccaCTCAAACTCGGTTCTGTTTTGCAGAGGAGGTGAGCGAGGAGGAAATGAGCGAAGAGGAGGAACGGGAGAATGGAAACCACATCCCAGTTGGTACAATGCAAATACTGAATGCTTGAAGGAAGTGTTGGGCTGGGTGTTTGCAGCTAGACAAACCTGTTTCTACAAATACTTCAAATATCAGAGTGCTATTCTCATGTCAAACTCAGAAACTCCTTGAAATCTGCTTCAAGCTTTGTGTTTAGAGGGAATCAATCTCATGAGCTGatgtttccttctctttcattttgtgttcttttgtCTTCTCATCAAAATCAGAGAATGACACCCAGAATGAGAATCTTGGGTCAATTCTCTCTTCCATTCTGGTGCAAAGATTGGCTTTTCTGACCTGCTGCATTCACACAGGAATCAAAATCAGAGAATGAGACCCAGAATGAGAATCTTGGCTCAGTTTTCTCTTCCATTCTGGTGCAAAGATTGGTTTTTCTGACCTGCTGCATTCACACTGGAATCAAAATCTGAGAATGAGACCCAGAATGAGAAATCTTTAGTAAATTTTCTCTTCCATTCTGGTGCAAAGATTGGTTTTTCTGGCCTGCTGCATTAACACAGGAATCAAAATCAGAGAACGAGACCCAGAATGAGAATGAGAATCTTGGGTCAGTTTTCTCTTCCATTCTggtgcaaaattaatttttctgaccTGATACATTCACACTGGAATCAAAATCAGAGAATGAGACCCAGAATGAGAATGAGACATCTTTAGTAAATTTTCTCTTCCATTCTGGTGCAAAGATTGATTTTTCTGACCTGCTGCATTCACACTGGGAACCGCAGGTGAATTCTGAAAGCGTCACCTCTGCCAAGAGGGGAAATTTGGCTTCTCCACCCTCCTCTGCCCCGCAGTGCTCAATGTCACCACCTCTATTTACCTCAGGCTGAGTTCATTTCATCCTCACAGCTCCTCTTTCCAGCACTGATTCTGACTGTTAAAGTTCCAGAGTCGAGGTTTGACCGGGATTCTGCGGGCAGcgaggcggaggaggaggagctgggggaaggcTCCCCTCACTCCAATGCCATGACAGAAGGGGAATACATTCCTGATTCTCCAGCCTCCTCCCCCATCGAGCTGAAGCAGGAGCTTCCCAAGtatctccctgccctgcaggtaGGGAATCACCCCTTCAGCATTTCTGATACCACTGAGATCTCTTATCTTGCTATTGCTGTCTGGAAATGGGTCCTTGTGAGAGGAGAGTTCTGTTACCATCAACAGAAACTGGTTTTTCTTTATGTAGCCAACAGCAAAGTGtaaaaatactaataaaaaccagatttttaCTAATTAATCATGTGAAAGGTGCTGAATTGCTGCCTTTGTGCAGAAGTGAATGGAATAATTGAATTAATCTGCTGAAACACAGGCTCTGTCCTGGATTCCTTTAGAAACTCCATGAAAAACAATCCCCAAAGACTCCTTTATCCTCTGGTTTGTAGCTGAATTCTTCTGGTGAATTTTAACTGGGAAGTTGCTGAAGTTTTTGAAATGCAAAACCTTCTCCCAGATGCTGGGGGAGTAAATGCTGGGGGAGTAAATGCTGAGGGAGTAAATGCTGGAGGGGTAAATGCTGGAGGAGTAAATGCTGCAGGGGTAAATGCTGGGGGAGTAAATGCTGGAGGGGTAAATGCTGGGGGAGTAAATGCTGCAGGGGTAAATGCTGCAGGGGTAAATGCTGCAGGGGTAAATGCTGGAGGGGTAAATGCTGCAGGGGTAAATGCTGGAGGGGTAAATGCTGTCCCTGTGGTTTTGTTCAGGGATGCCGCAGCGTGGAGGAATTCCAGTGCTTGAACAGGATTGAAGAAGGAACCTATGGTGTGGTGTACAGGGCAAAGGACAAAAAGACTGGTGGGTATCAGagccctcctcttcctcagggtATTTATTTAGGGCTGCAAATCACCATTCTgctatttcaaatatttcaaatatgatttgcaaatatttcttcacCAGCAAGCTGCTGATTTTcgaggcagagcagcacagacaaTGAGTGAGAGAACACCTGGTAATGGGAATTTTTAACTGTGGGATGGGAAATGTGTTCCCTTTGCAGATGAAATCGTGGCTCTgaagagactgaaaatggaaaaggagaaggaaggttTCCCCATCACATCTCTGagagaaataaatacaattcTGAAAGCACAGCACCTGAACATTGTCACTGTCAGAGTAAGGCTGCAAtctttgatggctttgatttggttgaaatattccttttaaatatgaaaatatcagCAACCCTGGCAGATCttgctgctgtgagcagttGTGTGCTGCTCATAAGGCTGTGGAGACATCCCTGGCTGCACAATCTGATGTTTTACCAAAAATGAGCTggtttttaatagaaaaaatacattttagaaaaaaaaaaaattagttttatttacattttagaaaaaCTACAGTTGTGTGCTGCTCATAAGGCTGTAGAGACACCCCAGGCTGCACAATCTGATGCTTTACCAAAAATGAGCTggtttttaatagaaaaaatcccatttttcaggattttcccAATGGCAGCCCCTCCCCTCTTTCCAGTACCTTTCCCACATTGACTCTGGGTGCTTTTTAAACGCCGTGTGTGGGTTTTGCTCACCTGGTTGTGCGTTGCAGGAGATCGTTGTGGGCAGCAACATGGATAAAATCTACATTGTGATGAATTACGTGGAGCACGACCTGAAGAGCCTGATGGAGACCATGAAGCAGCCGTTCCTGCCAGGTACCGGcgctcccagagctgcagggcggccctgctgggcctgggcgCTGCCTGGTGTTGCTGTGCCGTGTCCTGGCTTCCTTGGAACTGAGGTTTCCTGGCTTTCCCTGGTGAAATTCAGCTACAAACCAGAGCAGAAAGGAGcctttggggttggtttttcaTGGAGTTCCTAAAGGAATCCAGGACAGAGCCTGTGCTTTTATTCTGTACAAGCTGCCCCAGCTGAAGGTGTGGGCTGAgcctggtgctgggagctgcgGGTGATTCCAGTTTGGGGTGAAACTGGGGGGGTTtcacctgtgctgggctggaaaaTGCCATTGGCCTTGAATTTTGGCTGCTTCCTACCAGGGACAGTCATTTCTGAGCACAGTTGGGATGGATTCCAGCTGCCCAAATGAATTTTGCTGTTCTGTGACACATTTTGATAGTGCAGGCTTTCCTGTGCTTTAACTGGCCactccttcctgccctccaaaccaataaaacacaaattaaaggtagatttattttcttcaatgaatttttaaatcatttatttatttattttcttcagtgaattttttaatcatttatttatttattttcttcagtgcatttttcatcattttcttcaatgcattttttcaatcatttctttattttcttcaatgcatttttaaccatttatttatttattttcttcagtgcatttttttaaatcatttatt
Coding sequences within:
- the LOC136565290 gene encoding cyclin-dependent kinase 11B isoform X5; translation: MGDEKDSWKVKTLDEILQEKKRRKEQEEKAEIKRMKNSDDRDSKRDSLEEGELRDHRMEITIRNSPYRREDSMEDRGEEDDSLAIKPPQQMSRKEKTHHRKDEKRKEKRRHRSHSAEGKHARVKEKEREHERRKRHREEQDKARHEWERQKRREMAREHSRRERDRLEQLERERERKIREQQKEQREQKERERRAEERRKEREARREAVKEEKPEERDPLSDLQDISDSERKTSSAESSSESGSGSEEEEEESSSEGSEEEGEEEEEEEETGSNSEEVSEQSAEEVSEEEMSEEEERENGNHIPVVPESRFDRDSAGSEAEEEELGEGSPHSNAMTEGEYIPDSPASSPIELKQELPKYLPALQGCRSVEEFQCLNRIEEGTYGVVYRAKDKKTDEIVALKRLKMEKEKEGFPITSLREINTILKAQHLNIVTVREIVVGSNMDKIYIVMNYVEHDLKSLMETMKQPFLPGEVKTLMIQLLRGVKHLHDNWILHRDLKTSNLLLSHSGILKVGDFGLAREYGSPLKPYTPVVVTLWYRAPELLLGAKEYSTAIDMWSVGCIFGELLTQKPLFPGKSEIDQINKVFKDLGTPSEKIWPGYNELPAVKKMTFTEYPYNNLRKRFGALLSDQGFDLMNNFLTYYPARRITAEDGLKHEYFRETPLPIDPSMFPTWPAKSEQQRVKRGTSPRPPEGGLGYSQLGDDDLKDTGFHLTTTNQGASAAGPGFSLKF